Proteins encoded within one genomic window of Triticum aestivum cultivar Chinese Spring chromosome 2D, IWGSC CS RefSeq v2.1, whole genome shotgun sequence:
- the LOC123049646 gene encoding two-component response regulator ORR5-like, producing MASFKGLVGEGSAALPHVLAVDDSSVDRAVISGILRSSKFRVTAVDSGKRALELLGSEANVSMIITDYWMPEMTGYELLKKVKGSSKLREIPVVIMSSENVPTRINRCLEEGAEDFLLKPVQPSDVSRLCSRVLR from the exons ATGGCGAGCTTCAAGGGCCTTGTCGGCGAGGGGAGCGCGGCGCTGCCGCACGTCCTCGCCGTGGACGACAGCTCGGTGGACCGCGCCGTCATCTCCGGCATCCTCCGCAGCTCCAAGTTCCGCG TGACCGCCGTGGACAGCGGGAAGAGGGCCCTGGAGCTTCTGGGCTCC GAGGCCAATGTGAGCATGATAATCACCGACTACTGGATGCCGGAGATGACGGGCTACGAGCTCCTCAAGAAGGTCAAG GGGTCATCCAAGCTGAGGGAGATCCCCGTGGTGATCATGTCCTCAGAGAACGTGCCTACAAGGATCAACAG GTGCCTGGAGGAGGGAGCCGAGGATTTCCTGCTGAAGCCCGTCCAGCCATCCGATGTGTCGCGCCTCTGCAGCCGCGTCCTCCGCTGA